The proteins below come from a single Danio aesculapii chromosome 23, fDanAes4.1, whole genome shotgun sequence genomic window:
- the scp2b gene encoding sterol carrier protein 2b, translated as MRVPQVSSSARVQAVLTSSSAGLEGFKAHAVFQEINKKLQEDGEQFVKKIGGVFAFKVKDGPEGKEAVWIVDVKNGKGSVHNDSDKKADCTIAMADSDLLDLMTGKMNPQTAFFQGKLKITGNMGMAMKLQNLQLQPGKAKL; from the exons CTCTGCACGGGTCCAGGCGGTGTTAACCAGCTCATCTGCAGGTCTAGAAGGCTTCAAAGCTCACGCCGTTTTCCAGGAGATCAATAAAAAGCTGCAAGAG gacggAGAGCAGTTTGTGAAGAAGATTGGAGGTGTGTTTGCCTTTAAAGTGAAGGACGGGCCGGAGGGAAAGGAAGCCGTCTGGATAGTGGATGTAAAGAATGGAAAAGGCTCCGTCCACAATGACagcg ATAAGAAAGCAGACTGCACTATTGCTATGGCCGACTCAGACCTGCTGGACCTCATGACTGGAAAGATGAATCCACAGACT GCATTTTTCCAGGGTAAACTGAAGATTACTGGCAACATGGGAATGGCAATGAAACTCCAGAACCTCCAGCTGCAGCCAGGGAAGGCCAAACTGTGA